The Styela clava chromosome 2, kaStyClav1.hap1.2, whole genome shotgun sequence genome contains a region encoding:
- the LOC144432076 gene encoding uncharacterized protein LOC144432076, with the protein MSTKSRESQITDIKDDLDSLSPCETLKSKPIKMFSAADKSGSRPTSSENSSSVQLDQGTRNSDSLKAAFTEMENDILEAIADCKLSFVTCKDGSGIQAVFPKLVQYKSSLSSIVKDMKNILLETDLINFTRRYQQCIENIIQVSETASAKILELDERSQCSQSSRPTSKRHRSARTVSSVKSTMSGESKVSSKKEFFDLQKDVAAMEATKGIRKQQFDLQIQKEIAEKKARALVCLQAEEAENPFSVDVDLMRGANNYFNSNNSCFNANSKSSPILNEAPACMVIDPQIELNNSDISNHDQVSSTVVDIPCQASSYSPVINPRLPITNVSASQEAVSTGIVNVGSFSLPPPNVNSFPSVPTVSNVSQNVFNVSRVASAPFNCCTQTTTVSANSGSLPTHCNDNNISVPTVNSAALPPQTCNLSHDMTNLMSNILSVQRAPVAKVRVFDGDPLQYPQWESSFKKLVEQRLLDDADKMNLLERHLTGEPKSMVEGLFLLQSENSYERAKKALKDRYGDDSVISVAFRTKLASWPKIGPNDIKGMLAFSDFLQQIVEVKKVVEDLKILDFPSELCVLIKRVLPSSLFNRWKESVYEWKCKFNVNTSDNLKVNCPKYPPFEEFAKFILKRASVMHCPEMTVFDENLNPSKYNTEQNSKSNHSRYGHRMNKNSFSTNVSRDSCLHCNGSHKIGDCQTFLRISLVKRRKLFWDNFLCYSCGVKMSKGHSAKSCKNVASCRKCNKGHLTCFHVDNKPEQTESNQSFCSEVCSIVDQHDGVDQSMIIPVWVKGNTSKEVLCYCLLDGQSNTSFITGELQQQLGLKGVDTQISLSTMSSRNDLIQCKVFKNIQVSSYDHKDIISVPRAYTRDEIPVKRSQIPKSEVCKKWKHLADVAKHLMPYMPDLPVSMLIGSNAPNAIRPRDIIAGLETEPYAQRSILGWGVVGKVCHGDDDCYVSHRMLACGATSKVDPGEKFVFSTKVKEVLFPNQVCSMFNADFVEHCGNQQNMSAEDHRFLKILSDGITKKDGHYKLPLPLRSQQINLPNNLPLAQKRLEQLKKRMLRDQKYKNDYYKFMSDIIENYAERVPDDEVSLSNGSVNYVPHLGVYHPKKPDKIRVVFDCSAKYGGVCLNDYLLPGPDQMNSLLGILLRFRMERVAVKCDIKAFFHQFLVDEPHRDLLRFLWWDNSDMTGNLCHYKLKIHLFGAISSPGCASFGLKHAADDGESSFGKEAADFIRNEFYVDDGLTSKPNAEDAIELIKNSTNLCSSAGLNLCKIMSNSREVLESVPQLSVSPSVQCLDPKSDPLPVERALGVDWLVESDCLCFRIDSKVTPVTRRGILSAVSSVYDPIGLVAPVILEGKKILQALCKDCYDWDEPIPEIFRVKWEKWQKDLCHLVNLKVDRCYKPVNFGNIKHVELHHFSDASESGYGQCTYLRLVNDCGKAHCALVIGKARVAPLKHVTIPRLELTAAVVSARMSNLVKTELKLKNATEFFWVDSMVVLGYIQNESKRFNVFVANRVQTIHNFSSPSSWHHVPTKANPSDDASRGLQADQLNAGCRWLNGPEFLWCEGKFVPPLVKPEQNDEVILEVQKEMKGCSVHRTIAFKADCSGKDFDISRLNIFSSWFKAKRAVANCIKYKDLLKNPKSAFQKVTSDDLCQAENLIIFSLQRSYFSKDLSVLKNSDCSDQVSFKNRFSRLDPFLDNSGIVRVGGRIRNSIEEFKVKHPVVLPRKGHVTSIIIHHFHVRGGHMGRYMTLNAIRQSGYWILGGTSAVSQQIHACVPCKKIRGNPHGQKMADLPKDRFNLDSPFTYCGMDIFGHFFIKEKRSMLKRWVILFICLSSRAVHLESLNSMSTDSFINALRRFTARRGPVKQLRCDCGSNFIGASNELRKAYKEFDQVKIKNFLLQGECDWVDFKFGVPNSSHMQGFVERQIRTVRSALEPLFLQFGHILCEESFRTVLVEAEQVVNSKPLAVANLSDPLAPEPLTPNHILTLKPKVLLPPPGNFQKSDQYLLKRWRRVQYLVNEFWYRYRRECLHLLQERQKWVFPKRNLALGDIVHVIEDGSPRNSWKLGKVVEVFPSGDGLVRKVRLQLATSLLTTNGKRVGVTAYLDRAVHKLVLLIANEGSRSVED; encoded by the coding sequence ATGTCAACAAAATCTAGAGAAAGTCAAATTACTGATATAAAAGATGATTTGGATTCCTTGTCACCATGTGAAACTTTAAAAAGCAAACCAATTAAAATGTTCTCTGCTGCTGACAAGTCCGGCTCTAGGCCTACTAGCAGTGAAAATAGCTCTAGCGTCCAACTAGACCAAGGCACAAGAAATAGTGACTCGTTGAAAGCAGCCTTCACTGAAATGGAGAATGACATTTTAGAAGCCATAGCCGACTGCAAATTGTCTTTCGTCACCTGCAAAGATGGTTCTGGAATTCAAGCGGTGTTTCCAAAACTAGTGCAGTATAAGTCAAGTTTATCTTCAATTGTCAAGGATATGAAGAACATTTTATTGGAGACTGATTTGATTAATTTCACACGTCGTTATCAACaatgtattgaaaatattatacaaGTTTCTGAAACTGCTAGTGCGAAAATATTAGAACTAGATGAACGATCCCAATGTTCTCAATCATCTCGCCCAACTTCAAAGCGGCATCGTTCTGCTCGAACTGTAAGCAGCGTGAAATCAACAATGTCTGGGGAAAGCAAAGTTTCAAGCAAAAAAGAATTCTTCGACTTGCAAAAAGATGTGGCAGCAATGGAGGCTACGAAAGGCATTCGTAAACAGCAATTTGATCTTCAGATTCAAAAAGAGATAGCGGAGAAAAAAGCCAGGGCGCTAGTTTGTCTTCAAGCTGAAGAGGCCGAAAATCCTTTCAGTGTTGATGTGGATCTAATGAGAGGTgcaaataattatttcaattcaaataatAGTTGTTTTAATGCAAATTCAAAATCATCTCCTATTTTAAATGAGGCCCCAGCGTGCATGGTTATTGATCCTCAAATTGAGCTAAATAATTCAGATATTTCTAATCATGATCAAGTTTCATCCACTGTTGTTGATATTCCCTGCCAAGCATCGAGCTATAGTCCTGTAATCAATCCCCGACTGCCCATTACTAATGTTAGTGCTTCCCAAGAGGCCGTTTCCACTGGTATTGTAAATGTTGGTAGCTTTTCCTTGCCACCCCCTAATGTGAATTCATTCCCATCAGTGCCTACTGTTTCTAATGTAtcacaaaatgtttttaatgtaTCCAGAGTTGCTAGTGCTCCTTTTAACTGTTGTACACAAACCACCACTGTGTCTGCCAATTCAGGCAGCTTACCAACTCATtgtaatgataataatatctcTGTTCCCACTGTGAATAGTGCTGCTCTTCCTCCACAAACCTGCAATCTTTCCCATGACATGACCAATTTAATGAGTAATATTTTATCAGTCCAAAGGGCTCCTGTAGCCAAAGTTAGGGTGTTTGATGGGGATCCATTGCAATATCCACAATGGGAGAGCTCATTTAAAAAGCTAGTCGAGCAAAGGTTGCTTGATGACGCAGATAAAATGAATCTGCTTGAACGTCACTTGACAGGTGAACCCAAAAGTATGGTTGAaggtttgtttttattacaatCCGAGAATTCTTATGAAAGAGCTAAAAAGGCCCTAAAAGATCGCTATGGTGATGACAGTGTCATTAGTGTAGCCTTTAGAACAAAACTGGCATCATGGCCTAAAATTGGTCCAAATGATATAAAAGGCATGTTGGCATTTTCTGATTTCCTTCAGCAAATTGTTGAGGTTAAAAAGGTTGTAGAGGATTTAAAAATTCTCGATTTTCCCTCAGAGCTATGTGTGTTAATCAAAAGAGTTTTGCCCTCTTCATTGTTTAACAGGTGGAAAGAGTCAGTTTATGAATGGAAGTGTAAGTTTAATGTAAACACATCTGATAACTTGAAGGTAAACTGCCCCAAATACCCTCCATTTGAGGagtttgcaaaatttattttaaagcgTGCCTCAGTGATGCATTGTCCTGAGATGACAGTTTTTGATGAGAATCTCAACCCGTCCAAGTATAATACTGAGCAAAATAGTAAGTCTAATCATTCGAGATATGGTCAtcgaatgaataaaaattccttTAGCACTAATGTTTCACGAGATAGTTGCTTGCATTGTAATGGGTCTCACAAAATTGGTGATTGTCAAACATTCTTACGAATTTCTTTGGTAAAAAGAAGGAAACTGTTCTGggataattttttatgttaCTCTTGTGGAGTGAAAATGTCCAAGGGTCATAGTGCAAAGTCATGCAAAAACGTGGCTTCTTGCAGAAAGTGCAATAAGGGCCATTTGACATGTTTTCATGTTGACAATAAGCCAGAACAGACTGAAAGTAACCAATCTTTCTGTTCTGAAGTATGCTCAATAGTTGACCAACATGATGGTGTAGACCAATCCATGATTATCCCAGTATGGGTCAAAGGTAACACTTCAAAAGAAGTGTTATGTTACTGTCTGCTTGATGGCCAGTCTAATACAAGTTTTATCACAGGTGAGTTGCAACAGCAACTGGGGTTAAAGGGTGTTGACACCCAGATATCATTATCCACTATGTCCAGCCGTAATGACTTAATTCAGTGCaaggtttttaaaaatattcaagtctCTAGTTATGATCATAAAGATATTATATCTGTTCCCAGAGCATATACCCGAGATGAGATCCCTGTCAAGAGATCTCAAATTCCTAAATCTGAAGTCTGCAAAAAGTGGAAACATCTAGCTGATGTAGCCAAGCACTTAATGCCATATATGCCAGATCTCCCTGTTTCTATGCTTATAGGCAGCAATGCACCAAATGCTATCAGACCTCGAGATATAATAGCCGGCCTAGAAACTGAGCCATATGCTCAAAGATCCATACTTGGATGGGGTGTTGTTGGGAAAGTTTGCCATGGTGATGATGATTGCTATGTAAGTCATAGGATGCTAGCATGTGGTGCTACTTCCAAAGTCGATCCCGGGGAGAAGTTTGTCTTCTCTACTAAAGTAAAAGAAGTATTATTTCCCAATCAGGTGTGTTCGATGTTTAATGCTGATTTTGTTGAGCACTGTGGCAATCAACAAAATATGTCAGCAGAAGACCACAGGTTTCTAAAAATTCTCTCAGATGGCATCACTAAAAAGGATGGCCATTACAAACTTCCATTACCTTTACGATCCCAACAAATCAACCTTCCAAATAATTTGCCTCTTGCTCAAAAAAGACTTGAGCAGCTGAAGAAGCGTATGCTTCGAGATCAGAAGTACAAAAatgattattataaatttatgtcGGACATCATTGAGAATTATGCTGAACGGGTGCCTGATGATGAAGTAAGTTTGAGCAATGGTAGTGTGAATTATGTTCCTCATTTGGGTGTGTATCATCCAAAGAAACCTGATAAAATTCGTGTTGTGTTTGACTGTTCTGCAAAATATGGTGGTGTGTGTTTGAATGATTATTTGCTTCCTGGGCCTGACCAGATGAACAGTCTTTTGGGTATTTTGCTCAGATTTCGTATGGAGAGAGTGGCTGTGAAGTGTGATATTAAAgcattttttcatcaatttttagttGATGAACCGCACCGTGATCTGTTACGTTTTTTATGGTGGGATAATAGTGATATGACTGGTAACTTATGCCATTACAAGTTGAAAATTCACCTATTTGGTGCAATTTCATCACCTGGCTGTGCAAGTTTCGGGTTAAAGCATGCTGCAGATGATGGTGAGTCTTCTTTTGGTAAGGAAGCAGCAGACTTCATTCGTAATGAATTTTACGTTGATGATGGTCTGACTTCAAAGCCAAATGCAGAGGATGCTATTGAGTTGATAAAAAATAGCACAAATTTGTGTTCGAGTGCTGGTTTAAATCTCTGTAAGATAATGTCTAATAGTCGGGAGGTTCTTGAAAGCGTTCCTCAATTGTCTGTGTCTCCTAGCGTGCAGTGTTTGGATCCAAAATCTGATCCCTTACCTGTTGAAAGAGCTCTGGGTGTGGACTGGTTAGTGGAGAGTGATTGCTTGTGTTTTCGTATTGACTCGAAGGTTACTCCTGTTACAAGGAGGGGAATTCTTTCCGCAGTCAGTAGTGTGTATGATCCCATAGGTCTGGTTGCACCAGTCATTCTTGAGGGTAAGAAAATCCTCCAAGCCTTGTGCAAGGATTGTTATGACTGGGACGAACCCATTCCTGAGATTTTCAGGGTTAAATGGGAAAAATGGCAAAAGGATCTTTGTCATTTGGTGAATCTGAAAGTAGATCGTTGCTATAAGCCGGTAAATTTTGGTAATATCAAGCATGTGGAACTGCATCACTTTTCTGATGCCTCTGAAAGTGGTTATGGCCAGTGTACATACTTACGTCTGGTTAATGATTGTGGCAAAGCACATTGTGCCCTTGTAATTGGTAAGGCCAGAGTTGCTCCGTTGAAACATGTTACAATTCCCAGGTTGGAATTGACTGCAGCAGTGGTGTCTGCCAGAATGAGTAATTTGGTTAAAactgaactaaaattgaaaaatgccaCAGAGTTTTTCTGGGTCGATAGTATGGTGGTACTGGGGTATATACAAAATGAGAGCAAACGTTTCAATGTTTTTGTGGCTAATAGGGTGCAAACTATCCATAATTTTTCTAGTCCATCATCCTGGCATCATGTACCTACCAAGGCAAACCCGAGTGATGATGCGAGTCGAGGCTTGCAAGCAGACCAGCTAAATGCTGGTTGTAGGTGGTTGAACGGGCCAGAGTTTTTGTGGTGTGAAGGAAAATTTGTTCCTCCATTAGTAAAGCCTGAACAGAATGATGAAGTAATTTTAGAAGTGCAGAAGGAGATGAAGGGATGCTCTGTGCATCGAACCATCGCCTTCAAAGCTGACTGTTCTGGCAAAGATTTTGATATCTCTAGActtaatattttctcatcctgGTTTAAAGCAAAACGTGCAGTTGCAAACTGTATTAAGTACAAGGATTTGCTCAAGAATCCTAAATCTGCCTTTCAGAAAGTTACTTCTGATGATTTGTGCCAGGCggaaaatttaattatattttcccTTCAGCGTTCATATTTTAGTAAAGATCTAAGTGTACTAAAGAATTCTGATTGCTCAGATCAAGTCTCATTTAAAAACCGGTTTTCAAGATTAGACCCCTTCCTTGATAACTCTGGCATTGTCAGAGTTGGGGGACGAATTCGAAACTCTATAGAGGAGTTTAAGGTAAAACACCCTGTTGTCTTACCTAGAAAAGGTCATGTCACAAGTATTATTATTCACCATTTTCATGTCCGTGGTGGCCACATGGGTCGTTATATGACTCTAAATGCTATACGGCAATCTGGTTATTGGATTTTGGGAGGCACTTCTGCTGTTTCTCAGCAAATACATGCTTGTGTTCCTTGTAAAAAAATTAGAGGTAACCCACATGGCCAGAAGATGGCTGACCTGCCAAAAGATAGGTTTAATTTGGACAGTCCGTTCACATATTGTGGCATGGATATCTTTgggcatttttttattaaagaaaaaagGTCCATGTTGAAACGATgggtaattttattcatttgcttGTCATCACGAGCTGTACATCTGGAATCTCTGAATTCTATGAGCACAGACTCTTTTATCAATGCTTTGCGTAGGTTCACTGCTCGAAGAGGCCCTGTGAAACAGCTACGCTGTGATTGTGGTAGCAATTTCATTGGTGCAAGTAACGAATTAAGAAAGGCTTATAAGGAATTTGATCAAGTCAAGATCAAAAATTTTCTCTTACAGGGTGAATGTGACTGGGtcgatttcaaatttggggTGCCAAATTCCAGTCATATGCAGGGTTTTGTTGAAAGGCAGATACGAACTGTTCGTTCTGCCTTGGAGCCCCTGTTTTTACAGTTTGGTCACATATTATGCGAAGAATCATTTCGCACTGTGTTAGTGGAGGCCGAGCAGGTTGTTAATTCGAAACCATTGGCAGTTGCTAATTTGAGTGATCCTCTGGCACCTGAACCACTGACTCCTAACCACATTTTAACACTCAAGCCCAAGGTTTTGTTGCCACCTCCAGGTAATTTCCAAAAGTCTGATCAGTATCTTTTAAAACGATGGAGACGTGTACAATATCTTGTTAATGAATTTTGGTACAGGTACCGACGAGAATGCCTTCACCTTTTGCAAGAAAGACAGAAATGGGTCTTTCCAAAGAGAAATCTTGCTCTGGGTGATATTGTCCATGTTATTGAGGATGGGTCTCCTAGAAATTCATGGAAAttaggaaaggttgttgaggtTTTCCCCAGTGGTGATGGGCTAGTACGTAAAGTAAGACTTCAGCTTGCCACAAGTTTGTTAACAACCAATGGTAAGCGGGTTGGGGTCACAGCTTATTTAGACCGGGCTGTGCACAAGCTTGTTCTTTTAATTGCCAATGAGGGTTCCAGGTCTGTGGAGGATTGA